In Pithys albifrons albifrons isolate INPA30051 chromosome 6, PitAlb_v1, whole genome shotgun sequence, a single genomic region encodes these proteins:
- the CDKN3 gene encoding cyclin-dependent kinase inhibitor 3 isoform X2 translates to MVNPPGAASADGFSSSDDEGPEEDPTPLHISWLPLSPLYSSEFLGLCSLPGCRFKDVRRNLQKDVGELKNCGIQDVFVLCTRGELFKYRVPNLIDTYQQHGLCVHHYPIPDGNAPDIAMCCKILEELRSCLENNRRTVIHCYGGLGRSCLVAACLLLQLSDTLAPQQAIESLRNLRGSGAIQTIKQYNYLHEFRENVVAHLAAKDTVLRSASR, encoded by the exons ATGGTGAACCCG CCCGGCGCGGCCTCCGCCGACGGCTTCAGCTCCTCGGACGACGAGGGCCCCGAGGAGGACCCGACCCCGCTCCACATCTCCTG GTTGCCTTTGTCTCCTCTCTACTCTTCTGAGTTCCTGGGTTTATGTTCCCTTCCAG GCTGCAGGTTTAAGGATGTCAGGAGGAATCTTCAGAAGGATGTAG GAGAACTGAAGAACTGTGGGATCCaggatgtgtttgtgctttGTACCAGAGGAGAGCTCTTCAAATACCGAGTGCCAAACCTGATAGACACCTACCAACAGCATGGGTTGTGTGTGCACCACTACCCAATCCCTGATGGGAATGCTCCTGACATTGCCATGTGCTGCAAAATCCTGGAGGAgctcaggagctgcctggaaaaTAACCGGAGAACAGTGATACA cTGTTATGGTGGCCTCGGGCGCTCGTGTCTTG TGGCTGCCtgtctcctgctccagctgtcGGACACGCTGGCACCTCAGCAGGCCATAGAGAGCCTCAGGAACCTGAGAGGATCTGGAGCCATACAGACCATCAAG cagtaCAATTACCTCCATGAGTTCCGGGAGAACGTGGTGGCTCACCTGGCAGCAAAGGACACGGTGCTGCGATCAGCATCCCGATAG
- the CDKN3 gene encoding cyclin-dependent kinase inhibitor 3 isoform X1, whose translation MSLSLSPQPGAASADGFSSSDDEGPEEDPTPLHISWLPLSPLYSSEFLGLCSLPGCRFKDVRRNLQKDVGELKNCGIQDVFVLCTRGELFKYRVPNLIDTYQQHGLCVHHYPIPDGNAPDIAMCCKILEELRSCLENNRRTVIHCYGGLGRSCLVAACLLLQLSDTLAPQQAIESLRNLRGSGAIQTIKQYNYLHEFRENVVAHLAAKDTVLRSASR comes from the exons ATGAGCCTCTCGCTGTCCCCGCAGCCCGGCGCGGCCTCCGCCGACGGCTTCAGCTCCTCGGACGACGAGGGCCCCGAGGAGGACCCGACCCCGCTCCACATCTCCTG GTTGCCTTTGTCTCCTCTCTACTCTTCTGAGTTCCTGGGTTTATGTTCCCTTCCAG GCTGCAGGTTTAAGGATGTCAGGAGGAATCTTCAGAAGGATGTAG GAGAACTGAAGAACTGTGGGATCCaggatgtgtttgtgctttGTACCAGAGGAGAGCTCTTCAAATACCGAGTGCCAAACCTGATAGACACCTACCAACAGCATGGGTTGTGTGTGCACCACTACCCAATCCCTGATGGGAATGCTCCTGACATTGCCATGTGCTGCAAAATCCTGGAGGAgctcaggagctgcctggaaaaTAACCGGAGAACAGTGATACA cTGTTATGGTGGCCTCGGGCGCTCGTGTCTTG TGGCTGCCtgtctcctgctccagctgtcGGACACGCTGGCACCTCAGCAGGCCATAGAGAGCCTCAGGAACCTGAGAGGATCTGGAGCCATACAGACCATCAAG cagtaCAATTACCTCCATGAGTTCCGGGAGAACGTGGTGGCTCACCTGGCAGCAAAGGACACGGTGCTGCGATCAGCATCCCGATAG